One window from the genome of Schistocerca piceifrons isolate TAMUIC-IGC-003096 chromosome 1, iqSchPice1.1, whole genome shotgun sequence encodes:
- the LOC124789606 gene encoding glycine-rich cell wall structural protein 1.8-like — translation MATSCTPRIAVLLLLLLAAATARPEHKGGVKGVKGIAAGVGRSSGSGSLSGDGAWVGSGSSSKSSSSSWSSGGGSGSASGSQSGSSSSSFGTGGSGSGSSSNAGSSSSAGSLGGAGGSASGSHSGSHAGSASGSGGSSSGSTSGSISGNVGRGPSGTGGGAAGGYGGITGVGSSGTGGLGGATGGAAATGGSAGSQPGGTGHGSAGASGIGGGSGTGGIGFGSHTGAGGHGNVAGGSGGSSAGGFGPGGTGSGTFASGGSGTGGYGSSGSGNVGRGTGTGGIGGSVGAPSGGFGTGGVAGGSGISGGHGGAGGIGGIGGTGSTSSGHGNGAAGHGAQTGSAGFGAGSSSGGGAGGSGISGGYGGVGGAGGVSGTGSTSSGHGNGAAGQGAQTGSAGFGAGSSSGGATGGYGGTGGIAGGAGSGSIGQSGVGAGGSGAFGASQGGSTGTGGAFSNGGTGGAVGHGGPGGAGHDVGTGGAGSAGGSQGGYSGSSSGGSSGASGLGGVSGVGTGNLGHGAGGAGGFLGHSAGVGSSGGGAGNFGTGSIGGGSGASGPGVSGGISSGGAGGYGGSSGVGSGAVGGGNHAGGSAVGSGHGGLATGSSGLGGSAGLDSGSLVGGGAGQSGTGSSAGSTAGSSSGSSAGALGGSGGSSGGSKASSGSSAGSDASAGTGSGASSGSKASSSASSGSAAGRDGHGHKGVKGYHGSHH, via the exons GCGCGTGGGTGGGCTCTGGCAGTTCCTCCAAGTCGTCGTCGTCCTCATGGTCGTCGGGCGGCGGCTCCGGCAGCGCCAGCGGCAGCCAGTCGGGCAGCAGCTCCTCCTCCTTCGGCACTGGGGGCTCTGGCTCCGGCTCCAGCAGCAACGCCGGCTCCTCCTCCTCCGCGGGCTCCCTGGGAGGCGCCGGCGGCTCAGCCTCTGGAAGCCACAGCGGCAGCCACGCCGGATCTGCGTCCGGGTCAG GTGGCAGCAGCTCTGGGTCTACCTCTGGATCTATATCTGGCAATGTGGGCAGGGGGCCAAGTGGTACAGGAGGTGGAGCAGCTGGTGGGTATGGTGGAATCACTGGAGTGGGATCATCAGGAACAGGAGGCCTTGGAGGTGCCACAGGTGGTGCAGCAGCCACTGGAGGCAGTGCTGGATCCCAGCCTGGTGGGACTGGTCATGGTAGTGCTGGAGCAAGTGGTataggaggtggctctggaacagGAGGAATTGGGTTTGGTTCCCATACAGGAGCTGGTGGACATGGAAATGTAGCTGGTGGTTCAGGTGGAAGTAGCGCTGGAGGTTTTGGACCTGGAGGAACTGGTTCTGGCACTTTTGCCAGTGGTGGATCAGGTACAGGAGGCTATGGCTCTTCTGGATCCGGAAATGTCGGAAGAGGAACTGGAACTGGAGGCATTGGAGGCAGTGTTGGTGCACCATCTGGTGGGTTTGGCACAGGTGGAGTTGCTGGTGGCTCAGGGATATCTGGAGGGCATGGTGGTGCAGGTGGCATTGGAGGTATTGGTGGAACTGGTTCAACTTCCAGTGGACATGGAAACGGAGCAGCTGGTCATGGAGCCCAAACTGGGTCTGCAGGCTTTGGTGCAGGTAGTTCATCTGGTGGAGGTGCTGGTGGATCAGGTATATCTGGAGGGTATGGTGGTGTAGGTGGTGCTGGAGGTGTTAGTGGAACTGGGTCAACTTCCAGTGGACATGGAAATGGAGCAGCTGGCCAGGGAGCCCAAACTGGGTCTGCTGGCTTTGGTGCAGGTAGCTCATCTGGTGGTGCTACAGGAGGTTATGGAGGCACTGGTGGTATTGCAGGTGGAGCAGGATCTGGCAGCATTGGTCAAAGTGGTGTTGGTGCAGGTGGTTCAGGAGCTTTTGGTGCATCTCAAGGAGGTTCCACTGGAACTGGTGGTGCCTTCAGTAATGGGGGCACAGGAGGTGCTGTGGGACATGGTGGTCCTGGAGGGGCTGGTCATGATGTGGGAACTGGTGGAGCTGGTAGTGCTGGTGGAAGCCAAGGAGGTTACTCTGGAAGCTCTAGTGGTGGTTCCTCTGGAGCTAGTGGCCTGGGTGGAGTATCTGGTGTTGGTACTGGTAATTTAGGACATGGTGCTGGTGGGGCTGGTGGTTTTCTGGGTCATAGTGCAGGAGTAGGAAgctctggtggtggtgctggtaaCTTTGGTACTGGTTCCATTGGAGGAGGTTCTGGAGCTTCTGGGCCTGGTGTGAGTGGTGGTATATCTAGTGGAGGTGCCGGAGGTTATGGCGGAAGTTCTGGTGTTGGAAGTGGTGCTGTTGGTGGAGGCAATCATGCTGGAGGTTCTGCTGTTGGCTCTGGGCACGGAGGTCTCGCCACTGGCTCCTCTGGACTCGGGGGCAGTGCTGGCTTAGACTCTGGTTCCTTAGTCGGTGGTGGAGCAGGACAGTCGGGAACTGGCTCTTCGGCGGGAAGTACGGCTGGATCCTCCTCTGGAAGCTCTGCTGGTGCTCTTGGTGGCTCTGGCGGCAGTTCTGGAGGCTCCAAAGCCAGCTCCGGCAGCTCTGCGGGCAGCGACGCCAGCGCTGGAACAGGCTCTGGTGCGTCTTCAGGCAGCAAGGCCAGCTCCAGCGCGAGCTCAGGAAGTGCTGCGGGCAGAGATGGTCATGGCCACAAGGGCGTCAAGGGATACCACGGGAGCCACCACTGA